In Notamacropus eugenii isolate mMacEug1 chromosome 1, mMacEug1.pri_v2, whole genome shotgun sequence, one genomic interval encodes:
- the NDUFAB1 gene encoding acyl carrier protein, mitochondrial, with protein sequence MLSNQPHMKPGREAPGFLPCALFPFLSSRAQATFLWPPGDAASKERPGCQKGPRDGSSGFLLSLLLPEGGRRGLRFALWVGVAMAARVLSACVRRLPAALAPPSRPRAPALALVRPLGSAPCAAAGRRRRTAAAVSAPAHMPVSGIFLQLSRQYSDLPPLTLESITDRVLYVLKLYDKIDPEKLSVSSHFMKDLGLDSLDQVEIIMAMEDEFGFEIPDTDAEKLMCPQEIVDYIADKKDVYH encoded by the exons ATGCTGAGCAACCAGCCACACATGAAGCCAGGCAGGGAAGCCCCAGGGTTCCTTCCCTGTGCGCTCTTCCCATTTCTGTCTTCCAGAGCACAGGCTACCTTTCTCTGGCCACCAGGGGACGCTGCTTCTAAAGAGCGCCCTGGCTGCCAGAAGGGCCCCCGGGACGGCAGCTCTGGGTTCTTGCTCTCGTTGCTCCTTCCTGAAGGAGGGAGGCGGGGCCTGCGCTTTGCACTCTGGGTCGGCGTAGCCATGGCGGCCCGTGTCCTCTCCGCCTGTGTCCGCCGCCTGCCCGCGGCCTTGGCGCCGCCGTCCCGGCCCCGGGCCCCCGCGCTCGCCCTGGTCCGCCCGCTCGGCTCGGCCCCGTGCGCGGCGGCGGGCCGGAGGAGGAGGACGGCAGCGGCGGTGTCTGCCCCTGCACACATGCCG gTTTCAGGAATATTCCTACAGTTGAGCCGCCAATATAGTGACTTGCCTCCTCTGACGCTGGAGAGCATTACAGACCGTGTCCTCTATGTCTTGAAACTATATGATAAGATTGACCCAGAAAAG ctTTCGGTATCTTCCCACTTCATGAAAGACCTGGGCTTGGATAGTTTGGACCAAGTAGAAATTATAATGGCCATGGAAGATGAATTTG ggtTTGAAATTCCTGACACAGATGCTGAAAAGTTAATGTGTCCACAAGAGATTGTAGATTACATTGCAGATAAGAAAGATGTGTAccattaa